In Nostoc sp. UHCC 0870, a single window of DNA contains:
- the mobF gene encoding MobF family relaxase has translation MLTAANVSSEMAVNYFVKNYYHQGKSLWSGQGAEKLGLSGAIDDEYAFKNVIEGKSPDGQQELNARAVKPKNRRAALDCTFSAPKSVSLMALVGGDKRLIDAHHQALKQTLELIEQRYAYTRVTDDYGRHRVKTGNLVIAQFDHIESRDLDPHLHTHCLLMNMTQTPDDRWMSLSNGEIFANKKFLGMAYQSYLAREVQKLGYEIEPRLHGQFDIKGFKEEDLEVFSKRRQQILAKAGANSTWAEREKVWDTTRQRKQNLPESELRALWLQEAQALGITFVQPGEPKYEQAAEVGEQQSLKEALENAIAHCSERNVAFKLEDLEKFILTERLATDVTEIEPLVKEHPELISLPLLTDQFTTMAAVRRELATIELMQQGQGRVPPITQVEIVESLLEKTLLNQGQRQAVQLAALTQDQFIAWQGVAGAGKTFALKELKEIAAASGYTIKGFAPSSAAATVLSQELEIETQTVARLLVSEPPPETQTKEIWIVDEAGLLSAKDAYALLQRATLEQARVLFVGDTRQLSAVEAGNPFKSLQQAGIKTAYLNESLRQKDPKLKLAVDLIADGRVQAGFEHLLANGSIVSVDTESKIEAIANDYMMASPEQRVKTLVLAGTNAERLALTQAIRDKLKDEGTLGETATITQLQTKNLSKVQMRFAHNFEIGDVIMPTRDYKRRGLSQGKLYEVVGQTTDKLTLKSDDGSHLEVDTTFDKAVYHSQEIEIAVGDRLQWKKNDRQLGRRNGQEFTVTAITQDTAQIQYLDGHTESISLLPAQNLDYGWVSTTYSSQGKTANRVLIAADFTIGQESFYVAASRAKHELKIYTEDPTRLLELAQESKAKENALELLRTQVKESQQQQLVNVSNEVSTVATETVISTPVVQPVLKSVASNVQSNLEASTRGRGQGEKEQGEMTPAKSRGAFAERLVEERNMGLIPPLLLSGSRTPTGKHATVGVESPSELSPLPPAPCSSASFSTALPLVQPVIQETPDATKVFEKPILKPKTSVPNVAFWTPYSAPSPEHIDPEHWQELVEKSAIHPMIAALNFKSLHLDPIEQEHEAWEHLIYSDNISRRNDGRLRDSDLRRYSHIEAGGWWCHAGVDPRSFPLLPPEQKPQRKLWGCYKPNTPRNQIDDPAKVIKYEHPPKTDLSIFLLDIPDDLADRIYKKHGVEPTNSDRACGFWYCVWKHNLPITITEGAKKAASLLSQGHVAIGLPGIYAGYRSKNENGEQIEPVLHEELAIFATPNRHILFCFDYETKPKTLHNIQIATSRTGRLLEQQGAKVKVVTLPGPDKGVDDFIVAVGSLAYEKVSHQAMNLKDWQQRHQQRAIAIEPPRKLTPEQRQQRLASELNENVTFNQLKTAILQKQQHQLSQQTVDVIVDFVEQSTIESALVEKLSLLSQELSQFHHDFSSETNILEQLRLVLDHKKQSQLSQQTVDAIVDFVDQSNIESAIVEKLSLLSQGLSQFHHDLNHGNVTLNQLKAAILQKQQHQLSQQVLDAIVDFVDQSVIESVLIEKLPTLIHELSQLKNNNPIHNLEPVIDKLVNRFQYQENLNLMLKQEIHNLDKLALKALFMEVGKYVKGEKVTGEKVNEIFCLIGQADSPLTFEQRMDTVRQLIRNDKPQLMKKLGLNSPHNHHQKSYPKFSR, from the coding sequence ATGCTAACGGCAGCTAACGTCTCCTCCGAGATGGCGGTGAACTACTTCGTCAAGAATTACTATCACCAAGGAAAGTCGCTGTGGAGTGGACAAGGGGCTGAGAAACTGGGCTTGTCCGGGGCGATTGATGACGAATATGCTTTTAAAAATGTGATTGAGGGGAAATCGCCTGACGGTCAGCAGGAATTGAACGCCAGAGCAGTAAAACCCAAAAACCGCAGAGCCGCATTAGACTGTACATTTTCTGCACCCAAAAGTGTGAGCTTGATGGCATTGGTGGGAGGGGATAAACGTTTAATAGACGCTCACCATCAAGCATTGAAACAAACCCTGGAGCTAATAGAGCAGAGGTACGCCTATACCAGAGTGACAGACGATTACGGCAGACATAGGGTGAAGACTGGTAACTTGGTCATAGCGCAATTTGACCACATCGAAAGTCGAGATTTAGACCCACATCTGCACACCCATTGTTTGCTGATGAATATGACTCAAACCCCAGATGATAGATGGATGAGTTTGAGCAACGGTGAGATATTCGCCAATAAGAAATTCTTGGGCATGGCATACCAAAGCTATCTGGCTCGTGAGGTGCAGAAGCTGGGGTATGAGATAGAACCTCGCTTACATGGGCAGTTTGATATAAAAGGCTTTAAGGAAGAGGATTTAGAAGTATTTTCCAAACGCAGACAGCAGATACTTGCCAAAGCTGGGGCTAACTCCACCTGGGCAGAACGAGAGAAAGTTTGGGACACAACCAGACAACGCAAGCAGAATCTACCAGAATCAGAGTTACGAGCTTTGTGGCTTCAAGAAGCACAGGCATTGGGTATTACCTTTGTTCAGCCGGGAGAACCAAAATATGAACAGGCGGCTGAGGTCGGGGAACAACAAAGTCTTAAAGAAGCCTTAGAAAATGCGATCGCACACTGTAGTGAGAGAAATGTCGCATTTAAACTAGAAGACTTAGAAAAATTCATCCTCACTGAACGCCTAGCCACAGATGTCACAGAAATTGAGCCACTGGTGAAAGAACATCCAGAACTCATCAGTCTGCCTCTGTTAACTGACCAATTTACGACAATGGCAGCAGTTCGCCGAGAACTGGCAACCATCGAATTAATGCAGCAAGGTCAAGGGAGAGTCCCCCCAATTACTCAAGTAGAAATAGTTGAAAGCCTGTTAGAAAAAACCTTACTCAATCAGGGGCAGAGGCAAGCCGTACAACTAGCAGCACTAACCCAAGACCAGTTTATTGCATGGCAGGGGGTAGCTGGTGCAGGTAAAACTTTCGCTCTCAAGGAATTGAAGGAAATCGCCGCCGCAAGTGGCTACACTATTAAAGGATTTGCCCCCAGTTCAGCCGCCGCAACGGTGTTGAGTCAAGAATTAGAGATTGAGACTCAGACAGTGGCACGATTGTTGGTGTCTGAACCACCACCAGAAACACAAACCAAGGAAATCTGGATTGTGGATGAAGCGGGATTACTCAGTGCCAAAGATGCTTATGCACTACTGCAACGGGCAACCCTTGAGCAAGCCAGAGTTCTGTTTGTGGGTGACACTCGTCAATTATCAGCCGTAGAAGCAGGCAACCCGTTTAAATCCTTGCAACAAGCGGGAATTAAAACCGCATATCTGAATGAATCTTTACGCCAAAAAGACCCCAAACTCAAATTAGCCGTAGATTTAATTGCTGATGGCAGAGTACAAGCGGGTTTTGAGCATTTGTTAGCCAATGGCTCTATTGTTAGTGTTGATACTGAGTCTAAAATTGAAGCGATCGCTAATGATTATATGATGGCTTCCCCAGAGCAACGAGTCAAAACTCTGGTCTTAGCTGGAACAAATGCCGAAAGACTTGCCCTTACCCAAGCCATTCGAGACAAGCTCAAAGATGAAGGGACTTTGGGAGAAACTGCAACCATCACCCAACTGCAAACCAAAAATCTGTCAAAAGTACAGATGCGGTTTGCCCATAACTTTGAAATTGGTGATGTGATCATGCCGACACGGGACTACAAACGTCGGGGATTATCTCAGGGTAAACTGTATGAAGTGGTAGGTCAAACTACTGACAAATTGACCCTTAAAAGTGATGATGGCAGTCACTTAGAAGTCGATACAACCTTTGACAAAGCCGTATATCACTCTCAAGAAATTGAAATTGCGGTAGGCGATCGCTTGCAATGGAAAAAAAATGACAGGCAACTTGGAAGACGCAATGGACAGGAGTTTACTGTTACAGCTATTACCCAAGACACAGCCCAGATTCAATATCTTGATGGTCACACTGAATCCATTAGTTTACTCCCAGCCCAGAATTTAGACTATGGGTGGGTGAGTACGACATATAGTAGCCAAGGTAAAACTGCTAACCGAGTCCTCATTGCGGCAGATTTTACGATTGGACAAGAAAGTTTTTATGTTGCTGCCAGTCGTGCCAAACATGAACTCAAGATTTATACCGAAGATCCAACTCGATTATTGGAGTTGGCACAAGAGTCAAAAGCCAAAGAAAATGCTTTGGAATTGCTACGAACACAGGTTAAGGAGTCTCAGCAACAGCAGCTAGTAAATGTTAGCAATGAAGTTTCTACAGTAGCAACCGAAACAGTAATCTCTACTCCAGTTGTACAACCAGTTTTGAAGTCAGTAGCATCTAATGTTCAAAGCAACCTGGAAGCATCAACAAGAGGCAGGGGGCAGGGGGAAAAGGAGCAGGGGGAAATGACCCCTGCCAAGAGCCGTGGAGCGTTCGCGGAGCGTCTCGTAGAGGAGCGGAACATGGGTCTGATTCCCCCACTTCTACTAAGTGGTTCTCGTACCCCTACGGGGAAGCACGCTACAGTTGGGGTCGAATCCCCATCTGAACTATCCCCCCTGCCCCCTGCTCCCTGCTCCTCTGCCTCTTTTTCAACTGCACTTCCTTTAGTCCAACCTGTAATCCAAGAGACACCAGATGCTACCAAGGTTTTTGAGAAACCCATACTAAAGCCAAAAACATCTGTACCTAATGTTGCATTTTGGACTCCATATTCTGCGCCATCTCCTGAGCATATAGACCCAGAACACTGGCAAGAACTGGTAGAAAAGAGCGCGATTCATCCTATGATTGCTGCCCTCAACTTTAAAAGCTTGCATCTTGACCCCATCGAACAAGAACATGAGGCTTGGGAACATCTAATATATAGTGACAATATCTCCCGTCGGAATGATGGACGGCTCAGAGACAGCGATTTACGCAGATATTCCCACATCGAAGCTGGTGGCTGGTGGTGTCATGCTGGGGTTGACCCTCGCTCATTTCCTTTACTGCCACCCGAACAAAAACCTCAACGAAAACTTTGGGGATGTTACAAGCCCAATACCCCTAGAAATCAAATTGATGACCCAGCGAAAGTCATTAAATACGAGCATCCACCTAAAACTGATTTAAGTATCTTTTTATTAGATATTCCTGATGATCTAGCAGACCGTATCTATAAGAAACATGGTGTAGAACCAACAAATAGCGATCGCGCTTGTGGATTTTGGTATTGTGTTTGGAAACATAACTTACCTATCACAATTACTGAGGGAGCGAAGAAGGCCGCCAGTTTGTTGAGCCAGGGTCACGTCGCCATTGGACTGCCGGGAATCTATGCTGGGTATCGCAGTAAGAATGAAAATGGTGAACAAATCGAGCCTGTATTACATGAAGAATTAGCCATTTTCGCCACACCTAACAGGCATATTCTGTTTTGCTTTGACTACGAAACCAAACCCAAAACATTACACAATATTCAAATTGCTACATCACGGACTGGACGACTTTTGGAACAACAGGGAGCGAAAGTCAAAGTCGTGACACTCCCAGGGCCAGATAAAGGAGTGGATGATTTTATCGTCGCTGTTGGGTCACTTGCCTATGAAAAGGTGAGCCATCAAGCGATGAATTTAAAAGATTGGCAACAGCGTCATCAACAACGTGCAATTGCCATAGAACCACCGAGAAAGTTAACTCCAGAGCAACGTCAACAACGGCTAGCCTCTGAGTTAAATGAAAATGTCACTTTTAATCAACTTAAAACAGCTATTTTACAAAAGCAACAACACCAACTTTCACAACAAACTGTAGATGTGATAGTTGACTTTGTTGAGCAGTCCACTATTGAATCTGCCCTAGTTGAAAAACTCTCACTACTTTCTCAGGAACTATCCCAATTCCATCATGATTTCAGCAGTGAGACGAATATACTAGAGCAATTGAGATTGGTTCTTGATCACAAAAAACAAAGTCAACTTTCACAACAAACTGTGGATGCGATAGTTGACTTTGTTGATCAGTCCAACATTGAGTCTGCCATAGTTGAAAAATTATCCCTACTTTCTCAGGGGCTATCCCAATTCCATCATGATTTAAATCATGGAAATGTCACTCTTAATCAACTTAAAGCAGCTATTTTACAAAAGCAACAACACCAACTTTCACAACAAGTTCTAGATGCAATTGTTGACTTTGTTGATCAGTCCGTCATTGAGTCTGTTCTTATTGAGAAGTTACCAACACTCATTCATGAACTATCACAGCTTAAAAATAATAACCCTATTCACAATTTAGAACCCGTAATTGATAAATTAGTTAATCGTTTTCAATATCAAGAAAATTTAAATTTAATGCTTAAACAGGAAATTCATAATTTGGATAAGCTAGCACTTAAAGCTTTATTTATGGAAGTCGGAAAATATGTTAAAGGTGAAAAAGTTACAGGCGAGAAGGTGAACGAAATATTCTGTTTAATTGGTCAAGCTGATTCACCTTTAACCTTTGAACAAAGAATGGATACTGTTCGTCAATTAATTAGAAACGACAAACCCCAACTTATGAAAAAGTTGGGACTTAATTCTCCGCATAATCATCATCAGAAAAGTTATCCAAAATTTAGCAGATAA
- a CDS encoding type II toxin-antitoxin system VapC family toxin, producing MTSVVADTHTLIWYVFDLQRLSAAALTALEQAVNTGNPIYVSAITIIEIAYLVEKGRFAEEVLTRILKALDDPNIGIVLVALDRNVSGVIRQIDRVVVPDMPDRIIAATAFNLGIPLVTRDLRIQALTTIKTIW from the coding sequence ATGACATCGGTAGTAGCAGATACACACACTTTAATTTGGTACGTTTTTGACTTGCAAAGATTGTCAGCCGCCGCATTAACAGCTTTGGAACAAGCAGTTAATACAGGCAATCCTATTTACGTATCAGCTATCACAATCATAGAAATTGCTTATTTAGTTGAGAAAGGACGCTTTGCAGAAGAGGTATTAACACGAATTTTAAAAGCTTTGGATGACCCCAATATAGGTATTGTACTTGTAGCTCTAGATAGGAATGTTTCAGGGGTAATTCGACAAATTGACCGGGTAGTTGTTCCTGATATGCCTGATAGAATTATTGCGGCTACAGCTTTTAATTTGGGTATTCCTTTAGTTACTCGTGATTTACGGATTCAAGCTTTAACCACTATAAAAACCATTTGGTGA
- a CDS encoding tetratricopeptide repeat protein: MKIQFLFKQGSEKYQRGDYQGAIVVFTQVIQANSKHIQAYLYRGMAYANLNEFQKAIADYYQILRLDSRNCDAYLNRGVARYRLKNYSSAIDDYDQVARLLPNHPDTYWHRADAYWAWGKYPEAIADYTQALKLNPQMIPAYLNRAIVHGLMGNHKQRLDDCNQLLKLNPNILGGYTFRAAAHCALGNYEAALSDCEQAFRLDPQKIAVHMAYGDTYYQTRNYSKAINSYTQAIDLGGNIAIVYAARALCRHHIGDAKGAIIDCDKALELEPDCAEAYNHRALAQTLTGDYQQAIKDLHRAASLFQQQGRQKEHQEAIESIQKLEKRMR; encoded by the coding sequence ATGAAGATCCAATTTCTGTTCAAACAGGGAAGCGAAAAATACCAGCGTGGTGATTACCAGGGGGCGATAGTAGTCTTTACCCAGGTAATTCAGGCTAATTCAAAACATATCCAGGCTTATCTGTATCGTGGCATGGCTTATGCCAACCTGAATGAGTTTCAAAAAGCAATTGCAGATTATTATCAAATCCTACGCCTTGATAGTCGCAATTGTGATGCCTATTTAAATAGGGGAGTAGCCCGCTATCGCCTCAAGAATTATTCAAGTGCAATTGACGATTACGATCAAGTAGCCCGTCTGTTACCAAATCATCCTGATACTTATTGGCATCGGGCGGATGCTTATTGGGCTTGGGGCAAATACCCAGAAGCAATTGCTGACTATACACAAGCCCTAAAACTGAACCCACAGATGATACCTGCCTATCTAAACCGAGCCATTGTGCATGGGCTGATGGGCAACCATAAACAACGCTTAGATGATTGTAATCAACTTCTAAAACTTAATCCAAACATCTTAGGAGGGTATACTTTTCGTGCTGCCGCACACTGCGCGCTAGGGAATTATGAAGCGGCTCTATCTGATTGTGAACAAGCTTTCCGACTAGATCCCCAAAAAATCGCGGTTCACATGGCCTATGGAGACACCTATTATCAGACTAGAAATTACTCCAAAGCAATCAATAGCTATACTCAAGCAATTGATTTGGGAGGGAACATTGCAATAGTATATGCTGCTCGTGCGCTCTGCCGACATCATATTGGAGATGCCAAAGGAGCAATTATTGACTGTGACAAAGCTTTGGAATTAGAACCGGATTGTGCAGAGGCTTACAACCATCGTGCCTTAGCCCAAACTTTGACTGGAGATTATCAACAGGCGATCAAAGATTTACATCGTGCCGCTTCTCTCTTCCAACAACAGGGCAGGCAGAAAGAGCATCAGGAAGCAATTGAGTCAATTCAAAAATTAGAAAAAAGAATGAGATAA
- a CDS encoding DNA-binding protein: MAAITINITEQQLQKLQEFAQKLGMSTEELLSASVEDLLNYPQNEFNQAASYVLRKNAELYQRLA; the protein is encoded by the coding sequence ATGGCTGCTATAACAATTAATATTACAGAGCAGCAACTACAAAAATTGCAGGAATTTGCCCAAAAGTTGGGGATGTCTACTGAAGAATTGTTATCTGCCTCTGTAGAAGATTTGTTGAACTACCCCCAAAATGAGTTTAACCAAGCAGCTAGTTATGTACTGCGAAAAAATGCTGAACTTTACCAACGTTTAGCATGA
- a CDS encoding ParB/RepB/Spo0J family partition protein, protein MSPRRASQPPADRSKLKNVALFNEDDENLVPTKVSLDKIILPATQPRRYFDPKAMQSLVESVKREGILQPLLVRPVGDKYELVAGERRYRAAQTAALTEVPITAREMSDEQAAQYSLTENLQRSDLNPIEETEGILQLLALRLGCETAAVSSVLYRMENEAKGKITRNVSGNSEAEIVEKVFADLGKMSWQSFVRTRLPLLKLPEDILSALRAGQIEYTKGKEIAKLTSKEERTELLEAAISLDLSLSEIQKQVKAKQPAAALPPLQSHLEATYKKAKKLKVWENSQKQEKLESLLKELEALMADEE, encoded by the coding sequence ATGAGTCCCAGACGCGCCAGCCAACCACCTGCTGATAGAAGCAAACTCAAGAATGTCGCCTTGTTTAATGAGGATGATGAAAATTTAGTCCCCACTAAGGTATCACTGGACAAAATTATTCTCCCCGCTACTCAGCCTCGACGTTATTTTGACCCCAAGGCGATGCAATCTTTGGTGGAGTCAGTAAAACGTGAAGGTATCCTCCAGCCGCTATTGGTTAGACCAGTGGGGGATAAGTATGAATTAGTAGCCGGAGAGCGCAGATATAGGGCAGCACAAACAGCAGCTTTAACAGAAGTGCCAATCACGGCGCGGGAGATGTCGGATGAGCAGGCGGCACAGTATTCTCTGACTGAGAATCTACAACGCTCCGACTTAAACCCCATAGAAGAAACTGAAGGCATCTTGCAACTGTTGGCACTGCGATTGGGATGCGAAACAGCAGCAGTGTCCTCCGTACTCTACAGAATGGAGAATGAAGCCAAAGGGAAAATTACCCGAAACGTTTCGGGTAATTCAGAGGCAGAAATAGTAGAAAAAGTGTTTGCTGATTTGGGTAAGATGAGCTGGCAGTCATTTGTCCGCACCCGACTGCCACTGTTGAAACTACCAGAGGATATTTTATCAGCCCTACGTGCTGGACAAATTGAGTACACCAAGGGCAAGGAGATTGCTAAGTTAACATCGAAAGAAGAAAGGACTGAACTCCTAGAAGCTGCCATTTCGCTGGATTTGTCTCTCTCAGAAATTCAAAAGCAGGTCAAAGCTAAACAACCAGCAGCCGCACTGCCACCACTGCAAAGTCATTTAGAGGCTACATATAAGAAAGCGAAAAAGCTCAAGGTGTGGGAAAATTCCCAGAAGCAAGAGAAACTAGAATCTTTGTTGAAAGAGTTAGAAGCTTTAATGGCTGATGAAGAATAA